The genomic interval tctgccctcaatatctatatatttaccTAAATATTGCCTCATTTTCTAAGTTAATTTATTATCTCAATattctacatacactatattgccaaaggtattcgctcacctgccttgactcgcatatgaacttaagtgacatcccattcctaatccatagggttcaatatgacgtcggtccaccctttgcagctataactgcttcaactcttctgggaaggctgtccacaaggtttaggagtgtgtttatgggaatttttgaccattcttccagaagcgcatttgtgaggtcacacactgatgttggacgagaaggcctggctctcagtctccgctctaattcatcccaaaggtgttctatcaggttgaggtcaggactctgtgcaggccagtcaagttcctccacaccagactctgtcatccatgtctttatggaccttgctttgtgcactggtacacagtcatgttggaagaggaagggaccagctccaaactgttcccacaaagttgggagcatggaattgtccaaaatgtcttggtatgctgaagcattcagagttcctttcactggaactaaggggccaagcccagctcctgaaaaacaaccccacaccataatcccccctccaccaaactttacacttggcacaatgcagtcagacaagtaccgttctcctggcaaccaccaaacccagactcgtccatcagattgccagatggagaagcgtgattcgtcactccagagaacgtgtctccactgctctagagtccagtggcggcgtgctttacaccactgcatccaacgctttgcattgcatttggtgatgtatggcttggatgcagctgctcggccatggaaacccattccatgaagctctctgcgcactgttcttgagctaatctgaaggccacatgaagtttggaggtctgtagcgattgactctgcagaaagttggcgacctcttcgcactatgcgcctcagcatccgctgaccccgctccttcagtttacgtggcctaccacttcgtggctgagttgctgtcgttcccaaacacttccacgttcttataatacagctgacagttgactgtgggatatttaggaataaatagaatatttaggatttcacgactggatttgttgcacaggtggcatcctatcacagttccacgctggaattcactgagctcctgagagcgacccattctttcacaaatgtttgtaaaaacagtctgcatgcctaggtgcttgattttatacacctgtggccatggaagtgattggaacacctgattctgattatttggatgggtgagcgaatacttttggcaatatagtgtatttcccTAGATTTCCCACTTATTTAATGCCTTAATTTTATagcatatgtaataaatatttccCTAATGTTCTACACGAATTTATTTCCTGGTTTTTCTACATGTGGCATAAATATGGTCACAATTTTCTACCTCAACTTCCACAGGATTGTAACTACTGCCCTATCTATCGTATCATTCCTAATGTATTACCTCATTTTTCAGATGCCTTTAATTTAATGATAAAATTATTGCCTTTGTTTCCTGAATATTGCCTAAATTTGCTTTAATTCTTAATTCAAACTTCTTCTCATTCACTCCAGGTGTTTCTTCATCCAGCTTTCCAGAATGCCTCAGACGTAGACAACGACCTGGCACTGATCAAGCTGAAAGAGCCGGTGAGCTACAACGACATGATTTTCCCCATCCCTCTGCCCGAGAAAGGGGACAACCTGGAGGAGAGCGAGGAACAGAAAGGCGTCATTGCTGGTTGGGGCTGGGGACCACTTTTCACGTTCTCTGATCGCCTAAAGTTTCTGGTCCTTCCAATTCTCCCAAGTAATGCAGACCACGATAAGATTACAACGACCCGCACCAAGTTTCAGGAGAATGTTTGTTATGGAGATGCAGGTGGAGCTCTGGCCCTCCTTAACCCTGATACCAAAAAGGTCTACGCTGCAGGAATCCTTTCCTATGATGAGCCGTGTACTAGAGATGAGGAAGCTGTCTTTATCAAGGTCTCAGCATATCTGCCATGGATCCACAGCGTGATGAGCGGTGACTCGGAGAGGTTCTCATCTCTCCGTAACTCCACCATGAATAATCTGCTTTCAAAGTTTTTATAGACTCTGTACAGTTGTGTAAAATTAACTAAttgtttgttaataaaaaaatatatattcaagaGATATTAAGTTGttctttttcctttaaaaaaaaagtattttagtttagttattCTAATATATCCTGCTACTAATCAAGTAAACTGTTCAAACACCAGGCCTATGTATTAATCATCATCAGAATTTGTAATGGGTGAAGGTTAATATGAATAAGTAACAGTGCCTTTGTTAATGTTTCAGTTTGAATTGGCTGACTGACTCATGGCCAATCATCTATTCAATaccttttcaattcatttttcacAGCCATTTCTATGTCCTTCAAACCAATTATTCATTGTGAATTACCTTCAGTGGTAAGACTTGTAAGTCTCCTGGTGGTTCAGCAGCAGAATCCAGCGCACTCATTGCTGTGActtgggttcgaatcctgggcaGGGCACTAACCCAGTCACTGAAGAGTTGCAAAAGACAAGTTGGAGTTCCTCCAATTCTCATAAaattgcatcaggaagggcatccagcgtaaacCTGTGGTAAattgaaacatgcggaccaaatagGTAGCAggtgaaagaacaacaacattctGCACTTGTAAAACTTTtgaacaatttttatttaacgCCTTTTCCTAGTAAACTAGTGTTCTAGTCCACCGGTGAAATAGAAATTGACTTtttaaatcagtataaacacaTGAGCTAtaggtaaaaaacagaaatacttatggaaaactacaaattcttaaagcccttaGTGTCTAcattcatatgagcttcatattaaccaccactgtggagtatgacatgacaaagacatttaatgctgaccatggacacaacaaaacaggagcaaattccttttttttttttttttttttttttttacaaatttagaTGTTTTAATCCACAACAATCCAAGTGCAATTGCTGTTTTTACACCAGTTAATTCATCTGTAAACAGCAGGTTAGGCTAGTTAGTTATTTTTATGCCATAGAATATTTCccagaacacaaacacatctaaAAATGTAATCGTAATATTTATGTTAGAATTTACATGTGTTTCTCCATTTACTCCTCTATTGTCTGTGTATTTAGGTTAAGACCaacaaggatgtgtgtgtgtgtgtgtaaatacatgATCCTTACCACAACAGGACAGGAAGGAAACTGTAAATCAAGAGATAAGGATGATGGACAGCTAAAGGGGGTGGATATTTTTGCAAAGAGATTATAAACGTCTTGAAGCAATATATAAGAGTCTGCTGAGAGAGTTCAACAGTTGCTCCATGGACCAGCTCAGCTTTGTTGATTCTCAGTAAAGTCTAATTtggtatttacatttatggcttttggcagacacccttatccagagcaacttacattttatcaaaaaaaatttttatatatGCAATTGAgtgttaaggaccttgctcaggggcccagcttggtggacctgggattcaaactcacagccttTCACTCAGTAGCCCAACAGCTTAACCAGGCTATCACTTTCATCATCACAGGTGATGGATGTAGTGTCTGGGCCTTTCAGCATAAAAAATGCTCTAGTCAGCACttattctgtttattctgaACCTATAATTAGAGAATCACAATGTTTCAATGTTTAGTGTATCATCAGGAATTCAGATAGCCAACATGACCACAGCCCCCCATGTACCAGGAGTCAAGAGTACAAAACTGGCCTAaaactacttttttttaaagctgaggAGATACATTGAAAAATTAGGGAGTTATGATATAACCTCCCATAAAAACAGTTTacacatgagtgtgtgttgtgtttattaataaataacgtGAAATGCAGTTGGCGTCAAAAGTATTTGATTAAGAAACATTCTGATTACTGCATCATTTtgatcacttttttttattattgcatgttttagtttgttttcaTATGGCAGAAACAAGCTTCCTCAAACTGAATACCTGCTCTTCGGTTCCGCCAGGTTGCTCACTCGATCTCTATTCCCAAGTGACCCTCAATCTTAGCAAATCACGTTGCAGACACCAAacattagatattttttttttcaagtatgTAGAACAGGGTAGATAGCATTTTCCTCAGAGTATGTTCCGCTGCCCTGTGATGGAGCaacagtttgaaaagatgtagAAGGTGTTGGCTTCACATGTCTCTGAGAAAGCATTTTCATGTGTTTAAGCagacctatttatttatttatttatttatatatttattgccAAATGCTACAGCTCTTTCTTGTATTCAAttccaattcaatttatttgtatagtgcttttaacaaaggacATTGTCTAACGTTTAAAATTTATCCCTATTACACGCTAGTCAACACCCAGTGTTCCCCCAAAAGATCAGTTCAAAGGGTTGACTCATTTATTTGACAGTGTGTAAATGTCGTATGTCCAAACATCAGCTGTGACTGAGGATTCAGGATCAAGTCTTCCCAGAGAACATCAGTCAGGGttacagctgaacacacaccagTGTCACGTCCACCTCCATACACAGCTCCTGCTGCACCGCTATGGTTTTcccatctcacactgatacagcaTTCAGTGTCGACATACTGTGTGTACCTTAAAACAGCTCGCATTTTTTATGTGTCAAGACAGATTAGAAAAGCAATTTCAGCACTGTCAATATTGTATTTACTGTGGGAATAAAggattacataaaaatgcacctacacatttttttctttccattttaggAGCTTCTTATATGCAACTGTATTTTTCCTCCTAAATGTGTCTTATTGAGAGAATctttcaaataaaattaaattcagATTTAATCTGGAgaaaatattatggaatcacTCATTTTTATTGGATTTTGTCGATTGCAATCACAATACCATAAAATTAGTTTTAAGTCTATAATGAGCAGAGCGAATCTGATTTTTCCTTCAGAAAGAACACCTTTCTAGTAATtgtataaatatgatatttgtgtgtgtgtgtgtgtgtgtgtgtgtgtgaacatatgTGCATGCCCAAAGTTCATTGAATTCAGCTGCATCTCAGTCAGTTAACACTTACTTTCAAAGCTGCAGATGCTACAACAACAGTTGTACAATAGTTTTATTCACAAATTGATCACTGAAGTTCAATACAGCGGatgggagagaagagagagagagagagaccttgtaagtttatttttaatagagaAAAAAGTAATACCTGCCCTATGGTCCTATCGATTTGCACACTTGATCTTAGCAAATCACATTGAGGACACCAAATGAATCGATTAGCAATGACACCAATGACACAATGACACCCAGAGTGCAACGTCTTTAATCTCTTTTCTTATTTCTCCCCTAACACAAATGTCAAGTGCATGTCCTTGTGATCTGCAGGTGCAGCTTTTCATCACTAAACACTGCTTTCCTCATCAGACAGTATGCTTCCTTTGATAAGCTCCACACGGGCATTTCTAATAAGCCAATCTAATGAATTTTTTATCCCTGGCCTGCAAACCATCACTGATTTCAAGTCTTGTGAACATGTCCCATTTATACGAAGGCTTGAGACTTCACTTTAAgtgccataataataataataataataataataataataataacaggttCATGGGGTGCTTTAAATTGTAAAAGTCACTATCAAGCCTGTGACAAGAGACACATAATCTGAGAATGTCATGGACTCCTTAGAAAATTTTTTTTGGAAGACCACCAGAGGGTGATCTAGCAACGATCTATTATGTCACTACTGTGTTTTGTGCCATATGCTTTTATTTACACTTTGTGTTTCAGGAGTGTTTCCTCTGTTCCGGTTTCACCTCTGCACACCAGTTCCTCGTGTTCCCCTGATTGGAGCACGATATATGTCAGTCATGtagttttgagagagagagagagagagagagagagagagagaaagaaagaaaagcacaaCACTCATCTTATCTCACAGCTGAAATGATCTTGGAATAGTCATACTGGCAGAGTGGATCAATTCCACATTTTCAGGAAGATGTACTAAAAatcttaaaacaaacaaacaaacaaacaaataaataaataataatagcaatgcACCAAAATCCATTCTAGCAAACGTCTCGATATCATGACATATATAAACAGAccaatattaattaattaattcaattatttatttatcagtctCTCTAGGATTGTGTTTTACCTATCACAGAAATCAACACAAAATTACCACAAATTATATGCAGAGTTGGGCTGAGACATGTCTTGTGACATCGTCTTCTATTCATATGCATTAAACATGAGTACAATTTACAGTGACACATACAATACCATTTCCACTGAAGGTgcaatatttgtatattatgatggtaaatgtgtgtgcatgtaactGTGTATGGCAAATAAAATGATACTGATTCTGATATTTATGACATGAAGCCAGATGTTTAGCATTTATCATGGTGTTATTACCATGTAGATTATTATGTCTTTCGACTACAGTTGTGGTCattattgtgattattattcacttattgtttgtttacttgtaaCTCTGTTACTTATACTCTGGCTTCTTAAAACAaacaggttttaaatgaagCCAACAATGTGTGTCATGAAACTAACTGCATTTTGACTAACTATTAACTAAGCATTCTTTAGTGTACAAGACTATTTAGGCCTACAAGAAATTAGGAATGACAAGCCTTTTTAACTAGATTTGATGGTGCGTGTTTACGGCCACATTTTTCTTCACTGAAAGACAAACTGCTCTTCCATTTACTGCACACCTGCACAAAAAGGATCACAATGTCAGGTATATCAGATGTGAAACTGAAGAACTAAAGCGATGCTTTATCCACAAGCCGGCGCATGTTTCACAATGTTCTAACATCGCCTGCTATCAATCATCGCTAAGAGCATTGTATTACAATATTCATTTCCTCTCCTCAAAtggatgtgtttttattgtctATGGTTAAATTTCTCATTTGATTTGCAGATGACACAATGCTTCCTGCTTTATTTCCAAACtgtaatgaaaacatttatcatAAGAAAGTAGATCAACACAAACTGTACTTCAGTTCCTCTTAATGTGTATAGCCTGATTCTGATAGTTATATAACACGGAATTATTGGTCGTGTCAGTCAAAAttgttgtttctctctctgtgatgGAAATAGAGACAGCAGAACAGAGTTGAAGTGAAATACCATCAGCAtctgggagagaaaaaaaaaatctgaagcaTTATAACCATCCCATGATGCATGACATTACAGCTACAGTCTTCAGCTCCAGTGAGTGGTTTGGtgttacacaaaatacacaaaaatattatttactctcactcacacattaataTGATTGTTATTATAATCAGAAGTCTAGAGTTAGTGCCCAGATTCGGCACTTGAACTTATTATCTTGACGATAAAAACAatttactttgttttgtttgtgcatACCTgatgcaaacacaaacaaaaaaaaaaaccctacatttTTGTGGTCAGGCCCAATGTCCTGCCCACAGCATGACTAGATTGGTAGAAATGTAGACCATGTGTCACGTAGATTTTATCAAGAGAGACGTTGTAATAAAGCAGCGCACAGTGAGATAAAAAGTTAAAGAACGTTTGCAAAAATATGgtatgccaaaaaaaaaaataggatgaCCATATGTAGTACATATAGTATAGAGGGAAATTATATaaccggtgtcacccagatgaggatgtgttcctttttgagtctggttcctctcaaggtttcttcctcatatcgtcattagggataaatatacatgtaaaatttcatcatttttattttaaattttatataccTGTAAAGCTAGTGTCTACTGTTAagagtgctatacaaataaagttgaattaaattttatctttaaaatcagctgtgtgtgtctgtttacaTCTGAAAGGAAGTAGATGTGGTTACTTTGTGGGTTCTTTGCTCTTTGCTGCATCATCAACTTTCACACAGCCTTCAGAGACAAGGtctttgttgtttgtgtgtgcttcacATTTACAGACAGCTAGTTATAGTGAATGGTGTATAGCCTCTAAAACCTTGCCACTAGGTGATGGTGAGTTATGTGTTTGCCTTCGGATGTTAAAAACCCTCTTTGCCTCTTGACACACTGTCCCAAAATCATCAACATGAGCGTTGTGTTTCCTCGAAAGGGAACTGATCTACATGCATTTTTTCTTCCTAACACATCTAGATTACAAAATCATCAATTTTTATAATCTAGACTTGGTCCTTGACTAACATTTGCTGTACAATGCAACTCATCTGCCGCATATTTCAGCTTACatcctgttttttctttttctgtgtaGCAGAACATTTGCAGGGGACATGACCAAATCTGAGTTAACCTGCCACCAGTGTTGggtaggttactttggaaatgtaataggttacagattacaagttcctctgtttaaaatgtaataagtagtgtaacttttcaattactttataaaagtaaagtgactgattacatttgattactttttgattacttttaagtttctaatggatattttcaacgaaatcatttccaaacatttataccaggcagggttaaccttacagtagaactcaactctgtttactgttagaattttaaatctttcctcacttgaattaagattatattgatttaattttcagcacagccaccacaaaaccagacttcagaacaaacatcgtttaatactgttttaggaatctaatctttgcatagctatgacaggacacactggcaagtaacaatggcttgaaaaataaacaatctgaaaagagtcatcataatgtatgctacagcgctaaaataactaagttatgttagatctgacattaccaacacacacacacacttgtcctctgatcctcgctctgtgatgCCGAGGtttgcggattgaagaacgcgctgaaagttGGGGAGGAGCTGAAGatccgccgttttcatatgagatTTAAAGGGGGCTGAGGCGATCACTTATTcatgtacagtttatggagaatcgcagaattttaggagggctgagtagaaaacgTTAGGGGGGCTTTAAAATGGCCTAGTGACGCCCATGGTtagcagactagctaatttattctgaatgttttgaatacaggtcttgagtacacTATAGGCTCGATGAAGGAGCAGGCgcgttttagtggattttttccACAGAGCAGCTACAGTAAATCGACTGaccactttttattatacagaaacaagtaatatatcattccaaactaaagggcctgtttttatttctgtacactcacaataatgacaaaaattttacattttaaatatattataaaataaagaaaggccaggttccatacctgcagatgcttcctcaggttcaacattgaagcctttgatgtcgaaagcattttaacagccggcaaacaaattttgcactgaactgttatatttgtCCCTTATTGGATTTCgggatgaaattattttttaaatttctaggactgaaatgcatttttatcactcgccatggtggtaactctcagacagtgtattaGCCTAAAGCTTTCCGCGGCAATGTGGATTAACGTAATTGGCAGACGCGccgcaaattcaaaccagagaaccaatcaaaatcatcagaGTAGCACGGCTTTAACAAACTCTAGCAACAAATTAATATCATTCAACATATCCtagttttttaaaagaaaatattcagatgtaactctatttgtaatctttaacattttcataactgtaatttaattacatatttttctaagtaactgtaacgagttactgttacatttattttgtaattaagttacgtaacgccgttacatgtaactagttactccccaacactGCCTGCcacttacacat from Hemibagrus wyckioides isolate EC202008001 linkage group LG10, SWU_Hwy_1.0, whole genome shotgun sequence carries:
- the hp gene encoding haptoglobin isoform X3 is translated as MTWFSGAVFLFGLMICLAAGHVVDRTEEHIAALRTKRMVGGLLTPGYVPWQALVYLSDSKLDGGIGGGALIAPQWILTAGRNLFVRKTQNSTRGKEPLIPKVYLGVVQRSRADAAAEVAVEKVFLHPAFQNASDVDNDLALIKLKEPVSYNDMIFPIPLPEKGDNLEESEEQKGVIAGWGWGPLFTFSDRLKFLVLPILPSNADHDKITTTRTKFQENVCYGDAGGALALLNPDTKKVYAAGILSYDEPCTRDEEAVFIKVSAYLPWIHSVMSGDSERFSSLRNSTMNNLLSKFL
- the hp gene encoding haptoglobin isoform X1 translates to MNLNLLISAVQDVSSERKNHDVVLWSCFPLWVNDLSSGGTCGGQDRRTYCSSPVFSVVLGQRIYLNLSLRTKRMVGGLLTPGYVPWQALVYLSDSKLDGGIGGGALIAPQWILTAGRNLFVRKTQNSTRGKEPLIPKVYLGVVQRSRADAAAEVAVEKVFLHPAFQNASDVDNDLALIKLKEPVSYNDMIFPIPLPEKGDNLEESEEQKGVIAGWGWGPLFTFSDRLKFLVLPILPSNADHDKITTTRTKFQENVCYGDAGGALALLNPDTKKVYAAGILSYDEPCTRDEEAVFIKVSAYLPWIHSVMSGDSERFSSLRNSTMNNLLSKFL
- the hp gene encoding haptoglobin isoform X4 — translated: MLCENKTFKDNRIEKCVSFSCSLRTKRMVGGLLTPGYVPWQALVYLSDSKLDGGIGGGALIAPQWILTAGRNLFVRKTQNSTRGKEPLIPKVYLGVVQRSRADAAAEVAVEKVFLHPAFQNASDVDNDLALIKLKEPVSYNDMIFPIPLPEKGDNLEESEEQKGVIAGWGWGPLFTFSDRLKFLVLPILPSNADHDKITTTRTKFQENVCYGDAGGALALLNPDTKKVYAAGILSYDEPCTRDEEAVFIKVSAYLPWIHSVMSGDSERFSSLRNSTMNNLLSKFL
- the hp gene encoding haptoglobin isoform X2, whose protein sequence is MNLNLLISAVQDVSSERKNHDVSLQLHCRNVYFPVLHRFSGAVFLFGLMICLAAGHVVDRTEEHIAALRTKRMVGGLLTPGYVPWQALVYLSDSKLDGGIGGGALIAPQWILTAGRNLFVRKTQNSTRGKEPLIPKVYLGVVQRSRADAAAEVAVEKVFLHPAFQNASDVDNDLALIKLKEPVSYNDMIFPIPLPEKGDNLEESEEQKGVIAGWGWGPLFTFSDRLKFLVLPILPSNADHDKITTTRTKFQENVCYGDAGGALALLNPDTKKVYAAGILSYDEPCTRDEEAVFIKVSAYLPWIHSVMSGDSERFSSLRNSTMNNLLSKFL